A genomic segment from Anticarsia gemmatalis isolate Benzon Research Colony breed Stoneville strain chromosome 12, ilAntGemm2 primary, whole genome shotgun sequence encodes:
- the LOC142977028 gene encoding uncharacterized protein LOC142977028 has protein sequence MRVEIPSCARCCFCMPLRYGLIVWGYLKLCMAGFILTGMSFLLKYMIDMYQRSENKEKFYMRYDNIDFLFTVVIIIVAAADIVLSLIFIVACHLKHLKLIKTYYFYSFFLLVLTAPLCLYNLAWMIFYGFGGYGEFHLNALLYSMTDGLILVAIIAIQVYVLLLVRSEIRKLDCNYQFRFENLAARAQTMINVENPEARTETITVTEK, from the exons ATGCGTGTTGAAATCCCTTCTTGTGCTAGGTGTTGCTTTTGCATGCCTCTAAGATATGGTTTGATTGTGTGGGGATATTTAAAATTG tgcaTGGCAGGCTTCATACTAACGGGCATGTCGTTCCTATTAAAATACATGATCGATATGTATCAAAGGTCGGAAAACAAGGAAAAGTTCTACATGCGTTATGACAACATTGATTTCTTATTCACCGTAGTCATAATCATTGTTGCCGCAGCTGATATTGTTCTGAGCCTTATATTCATCGTGGCCTGTCATTTG aaacACTTGAAGCTGATAAAGACGTATTATTTCTACAGTTTCTTCCTACTAGTGTTAACAGCACCGTTGTGTTTGTACAATCTTGCTTGGATGATATTCTACGGGTTTGGCGGCTATGGCGAATTTCATCTTAACGCATTACTCTACTCTATGACTGATGGGCTCATACTCGTTGCAATTATTG cTATCCAAGTATACGTCCTACTTCTAGTGAGAAGTGAAATACGCAAATTAGACTGCAACTATCAATTCCGTTTCGAAAACTTAGCGGCAAGAGCACAAACGATGATAAACGTAGAGAATCCCGAAGCAAGGA